One Oncorhynchus kisutch isolate 150728-3 linkage group LG13, Okis_V2, whole genome shotgun sequence DNA window includes the following coding sequences:
- the faslg gene encoding tumor necrosis factor ligand superfamily member 6 → MFLVDYSGGSQPSVQPPGLVPCWSFPPAQERVREQGRARGCRGVGSWSLVVALLFLLLLVFGALGLGAYQIHKLQTQLDGIQQVNIESQGCAPEKLVGDLPESDPDTGKKASRSAAHVIGRIEKDVSQNTLRWEPKAGRAFTEGGVVYRDGGLQVNETGLYHIYSRVQFEANHCTPTDALVHSVFVRRPWSSKPLTLIEAHREGYCSSGSNGRVWTSGSYLGSTLQLEKQDWVYVNVSHPSMLSHTHHANFFGLHKI, encoded by the exons ATGTTTCTAGTGGACTACAGTGGAGGTTCACAGCCGTCGGTCCAACCTCCAGGCCTGGTACCTTGCTGGTCCTTCCCTCCTGCCCAGGAGAGGGTAAGGGAGCAGGGCAGGGCCAGAGGCTGCAGGGGGGTTGGCTCCTGGAGCCTGGTTGTGGCTTTGCTGTTTCTGCTGCTGCTGGTGTTTGGGGCTCTGGGGCTGGGAGCCTACCAGATACACAAGCTACAGACTCAACTGGATGGCATACAACAG GTTAACATTGAGAGCCAAGGTTGTGCGCCTGAGAAGCTAGTGGGTGACCTTCCAGAGTCTGATCCAGACACAGGGAAGAAGGCCAGCAGATCTGCAGCACACGTCATAG GCCGGATCGAGAAGGATGTTTCCCAGAATACCTTGCGTTGGGAGCCCAAGGCAGGGCGGGCCTTCACTGAGGGAGGCGTGGTCTATCGGGATGGTGGTCTGCAGGTCAACGAGACTGGGCTCTACCACATCTACTCCCGGGTGCAATTTGAGGCCAATCACTGCACCCCTACAGATGCCTTGGTTCACTCTGTGTTTGTGAGGAGGCCCTGGAGCTCCAAGCCTCTCACCTTGATAGAGGCGCACAGGGAGGGCTACTGCAGCTCGGGCTCTAATGGGCGTGTCTGGACCTCTGGGAGTTACCTGGGCTCCACATTGCAGCTGGAGAAGCAGGACTGGGTCTATGTGAACGTCTCCCACCCATCCATGCTCAGCCACACTCATCATGCCAACTTCTTTGGACTCCACAAGATCTAG